A window from Streptomyces subrutilus encodes these proteins:
- a CDS encoding tyrosine-protein phosphatase, producing the protein MTQQIPPTPQGLPQPEPELAGVRNFRDVGGLPTTDGRRVRPGRLFRSGHLAHATETDAQFLNSLGLHTVFDFRNDADHALEGPDVELTGVRNVNIPLSDPADGREFWKLVRDGDLARLRSLLGDGKGEARMAHSYRSIIANRTAEHGRVLRALAADSVPALMHCAAGKDRAGLSIAVTLLALGVEREAIVADYLESNAPHRRYRVRRSGETQETRAPEVAELLAPLFDARAAYLTAAFDTIDERWGGVPSYLTEGLGLSPEALDRLRARLLD; encoded by the coding sequence GTGACCCAGCAGATACCCCCGACCCCGCAGGGACTGCCGCAACCGGAACCGGAACTGGCCGGAGTGCGGAACTTCCGCGACGTGGGCGGGCTGCCCACGACCGACGGACGGAGGGTCAGGCCAGGACGACTCTTCCGAAGCGGACATCTGGCACATGCCACCGAAACCGACGCACAGTTCCTCAACTCGCTCGGGCTCCACACCGTCTTCGACTTCCGCAACGACGCCGACCACGCCTTGGAGGGCCCGGACGTGGAACTGACCGGGGTGCGGAACGTCAACATCCCGCTCTCGGACCCGGCCGACGGCCGGGAGTTCTGGAAGCTGGTCCGCGACGGCGACCTGGCCCGGCTCCGCTCGCTCCTGGGCGACGGGAAGGGCGAGGCCCGGATGGCGCACTCCTACCGCTCGATCATCGCGAACCGCACCGCCGAACACGGCCGCGTGCTGCGCGCGCTCGCCGCCGACAGCGTCCCCGCGCTCATGCACTGCGCGGCCGGGAAGGACCGGGCGGGCCTGTCGATCGCCGTCACCCTGCTCGCGCTGGGCGTCGAGCGGGAGGCGATCGTGGCGGACTACCTGGAGTCCAACGCCCCGCACCGGCGCTACCGGGTCCGCCGGAGCGGCGAGACGCAGGAGACGCGCGCCCCCGAGGTCGCGGAGCTGCTCGCCCCGCTGTTCGACGCCCGCGCCGCGTACCTGACCGCCGCCTTCGACACCATCGACGAACGGTGGGGCGGCGTCCCGTCCTACCTGACGGAGGGCCTCGGGCTGTCGCCCGAGGCCCTCGACCGGCTGCGCGCACGGCTGCTGGACTGA
- a CDS encoding aspartate aminotransferase family protein, with amino-acid sequence MSTPSGRGRTQGEGAGRGRGFDLGALLAERGGERYELHARHLNHQLPRMLHTIGFDKVYERAEGAHFWDAEGNDYLDMLAGFGVMGLGRHHPVVRRALHDVLDAGLADLTRFDCQPLPGLLAEKLLSYSPHLDRVFFGNSGTEAVETALKFARYATGRPRILYCDHAFHGLTTGSLSVNGEGGFRDGFAPLLPDTRIALGDLAALERELRKGDVAAFVVEPIQGKGVLAAPPGFLPAAQELLHRHKALLIADEVQTGLGRTGDFYAYQHEPGVEPDLVCVAKALSGGYVPVGATLGKDWIFKKVYSSMDRVLVHSASFGSNAQAMAAGLAVLSVMEDEEVVANARATGDLLRGRLAALVDDYELLYEVRGRGLMIGIEFGRPSSLGLRSRWTVLQAARKGLFAQMVVVPLLRKHRILTQVSGDHLEVIKLIPPLIVDEADVERFVGAFREVMDEAHGGSGLMWDFGRTLVKQAVGNR; translated from the coding sequence ATGAGCACGCCGTCGGGCCGGGGGAGGACGCAGGGGGAGGGGGCCGGCCGGGGCCGGGGCTTCGACCTCGGCGCCCTGCTGGCCGAGCGCGGCGGCGAGCGGTACGAGCTGCACGCCCGCCACCTCAACCACCAGCTGCCCCGGATGCTGCACACGATCGGCTTCGACAAGGTCTACGAGCGGGCCGAGGGCGCCCACTTCTGGGACGCCGAGGGCAACGACTACCTCGACATGCTGGCCGGCTTCGGCGTCATGGGCCTGGGCCGGCACCACCCGGTGGTCCGGCGAGCCCTGCACGACGTCCTCGACGCCGGGCTCGCCGACCTGACCCGCTTCGACTGCCAGCCGCTGCCCGGGCTGCTGGCCGAGAAGCTGCTCTCGTACAGCCCGCACCTGGACCGGGTCTTCTTCGGCAACAGCGGCACCGAGGCCGTGGAGACGGCCCTGAAGTTCGCCCGGTACGCCACCGGGAGGCCCAGGATCCTCTACTGCGACCACGCCTTCCACGGGCTCACCACGGGCTCGCTGTCGGTGAACGGGGAGGGCGGCTTCCGGGACGGCTTCGCCCCGCTGCTGCCCGACACGAGGATCGCCCTCGGGGATCTGGCCGCTCTGGAGCGGGAGCTGCGCAAGGGCGACGTGGCCGCCTTCGTGGTCGAGCCGATCCAGGGCAAGGGGGTCCTGGCGGCCCCGCCCGGTTTCCTGCCCGCGGCGCAGGAACTGCTGCACCGGCACAAGGCGCTCCTGATCGCGGACGAGGTGCAGACCGGCCTCGGCCGGACCGGGGACTTCTACGCGTACCAGCACGAGCCGGGCGTGGAGCCGGACCTGGTGTGCGTGGCGAAGGCCCTGTCCGGGGGGTACGTGCCGGTCGGCGCGACCCTCGGCAAGGACTGGATCTTCAAGAAGGTCTACTCGTCCATGGACCGGGTGCTCGTCCACTCCGCGAGCTTCGGCTCCAACGCGCAGGCGATGGCGGCCGGCCTGGCGGTGCTGTCCGTCATGGAGGACGAGGAGGTCGTGGCGAACGCCCGGGCCACGGGCGACCTGCTGCGCGGCCGGCTCGCCGCCCTCGTGGACGACTACGAGCTGCTGTACGAGGTGCGCGGGCGCGGGCTGATGATCGGCATCGAGTTCGGCCGGCCGTCGTCGCTGGGACTGCGCTCGCGGTGGACCGTGCTCCAGGCGGCCCGCAAGGGGCTCTTCGCCCAGATGGTCGTGGTCCCGCTGCTCCGGAAGCACCGCATCCTCACCCAGGTGTCCGGAGACCACCTGGAGGTGATCAAGCTCATTCCGCCGCTGATCGTGGACGAGGCGGACGTGGAGCGGTTCGTCGGGGCCTTCCGCGAGGTCATGGACGAGGCGCACGGCGGGTCCGGGCTGATGTGGGACTTCGGCAGGACGCTGGTGAAGCAGGCCGTCGGCAACCGGTGA
- the hpnH gene encoding adenosyl-hopene transferase HpnH, which yields MAMPLRQTVRVGTYLLEQKLRKREKFPLIVELEPLYACNLACEGCGKIQHPAGVLKQRMPVAQAVGAVLESGAPMVSIAGGEPLMHPQIDEIVRQLVAKKKYVFLCTNAMLMRKKMEKFTPSPYFAFAVHIDGLRERHDESVAKEGVFDEAVAAIKEAKKRGFRVTTNSTFFNTDTPQTIIEVLNYLNDELQVDEMMISPAYAYEKAPDQEHFLGVEQTRELFKKAFSGGNRRRWRLNHSPLFLDFLEGKADFPCTAWAIPNYSLFGWQRPCYLMSDGYVPTYRELIEDTDWSKYGRGKDPRCANCMAHCGYEPTAVLATMGSLKESLRAARETIGGNREKSA from the coding sequence ATGGCCATGCCGCTGCGCCAGACCGTCAGGGTCGGGACCTATCTTCTCGAACAGAAGCTCCGCAAGCGTGAGAAGTTCCCGCTGATCGTCGAGCTGGAACCGCTGTACGCGTGCAACCTCGCCTGCGAAGGGTGCGGAAAGATCCAGCACCCGGCCGGAGTGCTCAAGCAGCGCATGCCGGTGGCCCAGGCCGTCGGCGCCGTGCTGGAATCGGGCGCGCCGATGGTGTCCATCGCGGGCGGAGAGCCCCTGATGCACCCGCAGATCGACGAAATCGTCCGACAGCTGGTGGCGAAGAAGAAGTACGTCTTCCTCTGCACCAACGCCATGCTGATGCGCAAGAAGATGGAGAAGTTCACCCCGTCCCCCTATTTCGCCTTCGCCGTGCACATCGACGGCCTGCGCGAGCGCCACGACGAATCCGTGGCCAAGGAGGGCGTGTTCGACGAGGCCGTCGCGGCCATCAAGGAGGCGAAGAAGCGGGGCTTCCGGGTCACCACGAACTCCACCTTCTTCAACACCGACACCCCGCAGACGATCATCGAGGTGCTCAACTACCTGAATGACGAACTCCAGGTGGACGAGATGATGATCTCGCCCGCCTACGCCTACGAAAAGGCACCGGACCAGGAGCACTTCCTGGGCGTCGAACAGACCCGGGAGCTCTTCAAGAAGGCCTTTTCCGGCGGGAACCGGCGTCGCTGGCGGCTCAACCATTCACCGCTCTTCCTGGACTTCCTGGAAGGGAAGGCGGACTTCCCCTGCACCGCCTGGGCCATTCCGAACTACTCCCTCTTCGGCTGGCAGCGCCCCTGCTACCTGATGAGCGACGGGTACGTGCCCACCTACCGCGAGCTGATCGAGGACACCGACTGGAGCAAGTACGGCCGCGGGAAGGACCCGCGCTGCGCGAACTGCATGGCGCACTGCGGCTACGAGCCCACCGCCGTCCTCGCCACCATGGGGTCCCTCAAGGAGTCCCTGCGCGCGGCCCGGGAGACGATCGGCGGGAACCGGGAAAAGTCGGCATGA
- a CDS encoding 1-hydroxy-2-methyl-2-butenyl 4-diphosphate reductase: MPADRRHVAGAGPPLVVACALRIEQAALRSAGRGAPERFSVLRTGMGPRAAERAVTRALERPALAGAAVLATGFCAGLVPGMHPGDLVVAEETRDPRGTVACTGTALLAEALARAAPGRTVHTGVLTGADHVVRGQERAHLRATGAVAVDMESAATLWTAAGGAHERGARPVAAVRVIVDAPEHELVRIGTVRGGISAFRVLRAVLPAFYEWHRSLLLPRR; the protein is encoded by the coding sequence ATGCCCGCCGACCGGCGGCACGTGGCGGGCGCGGGACCCCCGCTGGTCGTCGCCTGCGCCCTGCGCATCGAACAGGCCGCCCTGCGCAGCGCCGGCCGCGGCGCACCCGAGCGGTTCTCGGTGCTCCGTACCGGCATGGGACCGCGCGCGGCCGAGCGGGCCGTCACCCGGGCGCTGGAGCGGCCCGCCCTGGCCGGGGCGGCCGTCCTGGCCACCGGGTTCTGTGCCGGGCTCGTCCCCGGCATGCACCCGGGCGACCTCGTCGTCGCCGAGGAGACCCGGGACCCCCGCGGGACCGTCGCCTGCACCGGCACGGCCCTGCTCGCCGAAGCACTGGCCCGGGCCGCGCCCGGCCGGACCGTGCACACCGGCGTACTGACCGGAGCCGACCACGTGGTCCGGGGCCAGGAGCGCGCCCACCTGCGCGCCACCGGCGCCGTCGCGGTCGACATGGAATCCGCGGCCACCCTGTGGACCGCGGCCGGGGGCGCCCACGAGCGCGGAGCGCGCCCGGTTGCGGCCGTCCGGGTGATCGTGGACGCTCCGGAGCACGAGCTCGTCCGGATCGGCACCGTGCGCGGTGGAATATCGGCCTTCCGCGTATTGCGTGCCGTACTGCCCGCGTTTTACGAATGGCACCGTTCTTTGCTGCTCCCCAGGAGGTGA
- the shc gene encoding squalene--hopene cyclase, whose product MTATTDGSAESAAAGSDTDAGLRPGPAAAEPPADAGAPAGAPAGPHGGGPAGPAAEPRPHDGGGRARAAAAARAGSRDAHLAPPAPPEPRGATPDPRPLERGAQEAAARATRHLLARQDAAGWWKGDLETNVTMDAEDLLLRQFLGIRDEATTRAAALFIRGEQQDDGTWSTFHGGPPDLSATIEAYVALRLAGDAPDSPHMARASAWIRAHGGIAAARVFTRIWLALFGWWSWDHLPELPPELLFLPPWVPLNIYDFGCWARQTIVPLTVVSALRPVRPALFALDELHTDARNPHPARRLAPLTSWDGAFQRMDRVLHVYRRHAPRRLRKAAMTAAGRWIVERQENDGCWGGIQPPAVYSVIALHLLGYDLKHPVMRAGLESLDRFAVWREDGARMVEACQSPVWDTCLATIALADAGLPPDHPALVKAADWMLGEEIVRSGDWAVRRPGLAPGGWAFEFHNDTYPDIDDTAEVVLALRRVRHPDRARIEGAIARGVSWNLGMQSKNGAWGAFDADNTSPLPNKLPFCDFGEVIDPPSADVTAHVVEMLAFEGRAGDPRTRRGIEWLLAEQEPEGGWFGRWGTNYVYGTGSVVPALTAAGVPTGHPAVRRAVRWLESVQNEDGGWGEDQRSYQDATLAGKGASTPSQTAWALMALLSAGERDGEAVARGIAHLVGTQHEDGSWDEPYFTGTGFPWDFSINYHLYRQVFPLTALGRYLYGEPSVRGGEA is encoded by the coding sequence ATGACAGCGACGACCGACGGCAGCGCGGAGAGCGCTGCCGCTGGCAGCGACACGGACGCCGGTCTCCGGCCGGGTCCGGCCGCGGCAGAGCCGCCCGCGGACGCGGGAGCGCCCGCGGGAGCCCCCGCGGGTCCGCACGGGGGCGGCCCGGCCGGGCCCGCCGCCGAACCGCGCCCGCACGACGGCGGCGGCCGGGCCCGGGCGGCGGCGGCCGCCCGCGCGGGCAGCCGCGACGCCCACCTCGCCCCGCCGGCCCCGCCGGAACCCCGCGGGGCGACACCCGACCCGCGGCCCCTGGAGCGGGGCGCCCAGGAGGCCGCCGCCCGCGCCACCCGGCACCTGCTGGCCCGTCAGGACGCGGCGGGCTGGTGGAAGGGCGACCTGGAGACCAACGTCACCATGGACGCCGAGGACCTGCTGCTCCGGCAGTTCCTCGGCATCCGCGACGAGGCCACCACCCGGGCCGCCGCCCTCTTCATCCGGGGCGAGCAACAGGACGACGGCACCTGGTCCACCTTCCACGGCGGCCCCCCCGACCTCTCCGCCACCATCGAGGCGTACGTCGCCCTCCGCCTCGCCGGAGACGCGCCGGACTCCCCGCACATGGCCCGTGCCTCCGCCTGGATCCGCGCCCACGGCGGGATCGCCGCCGCCCGCGTCTTCACCCGGATCTGGCTGGCCCTGTTCGGCTGGTGGAGCTGGGACCACCTGCCCGAACTCCCGCCCGAACTGCTCTTCCTGCCCCCCTGGGTGCCGCTGAACATCTACGACTTCGGCTGCTGGGCCCGCCAGACCATCGTGCCGCTCACCGTGGTCTCCGCGCTGCGCCCGGTCCGCCCCGCCCTCTTCGCCCTCGACGAACTGCACACCGACGCCCGCAACCCCCACCCGGCCCGCCGGCTCGCCCCGCTGACCAGCTGGGACGGCGCCTTCCAGCGGATGGACAGGGTGCTGCACGTCTACCGGCGCCACGCCCCGCGCCGGCTGCGCAAGGCCGCGATGACCGCCGCCGGCCGTTGGATCGTGGAGCGCCAGGAGAACGACGGCTGCTGGGGCGGCATCCAACCGCCCGCCGTCTACTCCGTCATCGCCCTGCACCTGCTCGGGTACGACCTGAAGCACCCGGTGATGCGGGCCGGTCTGGAGTCCCTGGACCGGTTCGCCGTCTGGCGCGAGGACGGCGCCCGGATGGTCGAGGCCTGCCAGTCGCCCGTCTGGGACACCTGCCTCGCCACCATCGCCCTGGCCGACGCGGGCCTGCCGCCCGACCACCCGGCGCTGGTCAAGGCGGCCGACTGGATGCTCGGCGAGGAGATCGTGCGCAGCGGCGACTGGGCGGTCCGCAGGCCCGGGCTCGCCCCCGGGGGCTGGGCGTTCGAGTTCCACAACGACACCTACCCCGACATCGACGACACCGCCGAGGTCGTCCTCGCGCTGCGCCGCGTCCGCCACCCCGACCGGGCCCGCATCGAGGGCGCCATCGCCCGCGGGGTCTCCTGGAACCTCGGCATGCAGTCGAAGAACGGCGCCTGGGGGGCATTCGACGCCGACAACACCAGCCCGCTGCCCAACAAGCTGCCCTTCTGCGACTTCGGCGAGGTCATCGACCCGCCCTCGGCCGACGTCACCGCCCACGTGGTCGAGATGCTCGCCTTCGAGGGCAGGGCCGGCGACCCGCGGACCCGGCGCGGCATCGAGTGGCTGCTCGCCGAACAGGAGCCGGAGGGCGGTTGGTTCGGCCGCTGGGGCACCAACTACGTCTACGGCACCGGCTCGGTGGTCCCCGCCCTCACCGCCGCCGGCGTGCCCACCGGACACCCGGCCGTCCGGCGGGCCGTGCGCTGGCTGGAGTCCGTACAGAACGAGGACGGCGGCTGGGGCGAGGACCAGCGCTCCTACCAGGACGCCACGCTGGCCGGCAAGGGCGCCTCCACCCCCTCGCAGACCGCGTGGGCCCTCATGGCCCTGCTGTCGGCCGGGGAGCGGGACGGCGAGGCCGTGGCACGGGGCATCGCCCACCTGGTGGGGACCCAGCACGAGGACGGCTCCTGGGACGAGCCGTACTTCACCGGGACCGGCTTTCCCTGGGACTTCTCCATCAACTACCACCTGTACCGGCAGGTCTTCCCGCTCACCGCGCTCGGCCGCTACCTGTACGGCGAACCGTCCGTCCGCGGCGGGGAGGCCTGA
- a CDS encoding polyprenyl synthetase family protein — protein sequence MNPGNPAVENTGAGVGTAGGGAEKADTLALLERGRTLSTPVLRAAVDRLAAPMDTVAAYHFGWIDAQGNPADGDGGKAVRPALALLSAEAAGAAAEVGVPGAVAVELVHNFSLLHDDLMDGDEQRRHRDTVWKVHGPALAILVGDALFALANEVLLELGTVEAGRAARRLTVASRKLIDGQAQDISYEHRERVSVEECLEMEGNKTGALLACAVSIGAVLGGADDRTADKLEEYGYHLGLAFQAVDDLLGIWGDPEATGKQTWSDLRQRKKSLPVVAALAAGGPACEELAELLAADAKSNDFENFSEEEFAARAALIEAAGGRQWTADEARRQHAVAIRALDDVEMPQRVREQLVALADFVVVRKR from the coding sequence GTGAACCCGGGGAATCCCGCTGTCGAGAACACGGGTGCCGGAGTGGGCACAGCGGGCGGGGGAGCGGAGAAGGCCGACACGCTCGCCCTCCTGGAACGCGGCCGCACCCTGTCCACGCCCGTGCTCCGCGCCGCCGTCGACCGGCTCGCGGCCCCCATGGACACCGTCGCCGCCTACCACTTCGGCTGGATCGACGCCCAGGGCAACCCGGCGGACGGCGACGGCGGCAAGGCCGTGCGCCCCGCCCTCGCCCTGCTCTCGGCCGAGGCCGCGGGCGCCGCGGCCGAGGTCGGCGTCCCGGGCGCCGTCGCCGTCGAGCTCGTGCACAACTTCTCGCTGCTGCACGACGACCTGATGGACGGCGACGAGCAGCGCCGCCACCGCGACACCGTCTGGAAGGTGCACGGCCCCGCCCTCGCCATCCTGGTCGGCGACGCGCTCTTCGCCCTCGCCAACGAAGTCCTGCTGGAACTGGGCACCGTGGAGGCGGGCCGCGCCGCCCGACGGCTCACCGTCGCCAGCCGCAAGCTCATCGACGGCCAGGCCCAGGACATCTCGTACGAGCACCGCGAGCGCGTCAGCGTCGAGGAGTGCCTGGAGATGGAGGGCAACAAGACGGGCGCCCTGCTCGCCTGCGCGGTCTCGATCGGCGCGGTGCTCGGCGGCGCGGACGACCGCACGGCCGACAAGCTGGAGGAGTACGGCTACCACCTCGGCCTCGCCTTCCAGGCCGTCGACGACCTGCTCGGCATCTGGGGCGACCCGGAGGCCACCGGCAAGCAGACCTGGAGCGACCTGCGCCAGCGCAAGAAGTCGCTGCCGGTCGTCGCCGCCCTCGCCGCGGGCGGACCCGCCTGCGAGGAGCTCGCCGAACTGCTCGCCGCCGATGCCAAGAGCAACGACTTCGAGAACTTCTCGGAGGAGGAGTTCGCGGCCCGCGCGGCGCTCATCGAGGCGGCCGGCGGCCGCCAGTGGACCGCCGACGAGGCCCGTCGTCAGCACGCCGTCGCGATCCGGGCCCTGGACGACGTGGAGATGCCCCAGCGGGTGCGCGAACAGCTCGTCGCCCTCGCCGACTTCGTCGTCGTGCGCAAGCGGTGA
- the hpnE gene encoding hydroxysqualene dehydroxylase HpnE produces the protein MSDSARHAVVVGGGLAGVTTALELADAGLRVTLLEGRPRLGGLAFSFQRGDLTVDNGQHVYLRCCTGYRWFLDRIDGAALAPLQDRLDVPVLDVGHPGGPRLGRLRRSALPVPLHLAGSLARYPHLSLAERASVGRAALALRRLDPADPALDGLDFATWLGRHGQSARTVEALWDLVGIATLNATAAQSSLGLAAMVFKTGLLSENGAADIGWARVPLGDLHDTLARKALDAAGVRTELRTRVTCISRLDSGSWRVDTESEPLDADTVVLAVPQREARGLLPPGALADPDALLDIGTAPILNVHVVYDRKVLRQPFFAALGSPVQWVFDRTDASGLPDGGQYLALSQSVAQDDIDEPVSVLRAKYLPELEKLLPAARGAKVRDFFVTRERTATFAPAPGVGRLRPGARTDTPGLYLAGAWTATGWPATMESAVRSGLNAAHAALAALGRHREHPLQEAA, from the coding sequence ATGAGCGACAGCGCACGGCACGCCGTCGTCGTCGGCGGCGGACTCGCCGGCGTCACCACCGCCCTCGAACTCGCCGACGCCGGACTGCGGGTGACCCTGCTCGAAGGGCGCCCGCGGCTGGGCGGCCTCGCCTTCTCCTTCCAGCGCGGCGACCTCACCGTGGACAACGGCCAGCACGTCTACCTGCGCTGCTGCACCGGCTACCGGTGGTTCCTCGACCGGATCGACGGCGCCGCTCTTGCCCCGCTCCAGGACCGGCTCGACGTCCCCGTCCTCGACGTCGGCCACCCCGGCGGCCCGCGCCTGGGCCGGCTGCGCCGCAGCGCGCTGCCCGTCCCCCTCCACCTCGCGGGCTCCCTCGCCCGCTACCCCCACCTGTCCCTCGCCGAGCGCGCGAGCGTCGGGCGCGCCGCCCTCGCGCTGCGCCGGCTCGACCCCGCCGACCCGGCCCTGGACGGCCTGGACTTCGCGACGTGGCTCGGCCGCCACGGCCAGTCCGCCCGTACCGTCGAGGCCCTGTGGGACCTCGTCGGCATCGCGACCCTCAACGCCACCGCCGCCCAGTCCTCGCTCGGCCTGGCCGCCATGGTGTTCAAGACCGGGCTGCTCTCCGAGAACGGCGCCGCCGACATCGGCTGGGCCCGGGTCCCGCTCGGCGACCTGCACGACACCCTGGCCCGCAAGGCGCTCGACGCGGCCGGCGTACGGACCGAACTGCGCACCCGGGTCACCTGCATCTCCCGTCTGGATTCGGGCAGTTGGCGGGTCGACACCGAGAGCGAACCGCTGGACGCGGACACCGTGGTCCTCGCCGTACCGCAGCGCGAGGCCCGCGGACTGCTGCCCCCCGGGGCGCTCGCCGACCCGGACGCCCTCCTGGACATCGGCACCGCGCCGATCCTCAACGTCCACGTGGTCTACGACCGCAAGGTCCTGCGGCAGCCCTTCTTCGCCGCCCTCGGCTCCCCGGTGCAGTGGGTCTTCGACCGCACCGACGCCTCCGGACTGCCCGACGGCGGCCAGTACCTGGCCCTGTCCCAGTCCGTGGCGCAGGACGACATCGACGAGCCGGTCTCCGTCCTGCGGGCCAAGTACCTGCCCGAGCTGGAGAAACTGCTCCCGGCCGCGCGCGGCGCCAAGGTACGGGACTTCTTCGTCACCCGGGAGCGGACCGCCACCTTCGCCCCCGCACCCGGCGTCGGCCGGCTGCGCCCCGGCGCGCGGACCGACACGCCGGGGCTCTACCTGGCCGGTGCGTGGACTGCCACCGGTTGGCCCGCGACCATGGAGAGCGCCGTCCGGAGCGGACTGAACGCGGCCCACGCCGCGCTGGCCGCTCTCGGCCGCCACCGCGAACACCCTCTGCAGGAGGCGGCATGA
- the hpnD gene encoding presqualene diphosphate synthase HpnD produces MSPTVEGPAHTSSTAVPPPPVLAAYSYCEAVTGSQARNFAYGIRLLPTDKRQAMSALYAFSRRVDDIGDGTLEPAAKLARLEETRALLGRVRAGQVDEDDTDPVAVALAHAAGRFPIPLGGLDELIDGVLMDVRGETYETWDDLRTYCRCVAGAIGRLSLGVFGTVHTGGLGAADAERAGEYADTLGLALQLTNILRDVREDAANGRTYLPAEDLAKFACADGFHSDRMPAGSDFAGLVHHEVRRARALFAEGYRLLPMLDRRSGACVAAMAGIYRRLLDRIEREPEAVLRGRVSLPTHEKAYVAVRGLSGLDARTISRQSNRRRA; encoded by the coding sequence GTGAGCCCGACCGTGGAGGGCCCCGCACACACATCGTCAACGGCCGTACCCCCGCCGCCGGTCCTGGCGGCCTACAGCTACTGCGAGGCGGTCACCGGATCGCAGGCGCGCAACTTCGCCTACGGCATCCGGCTGCTGCCCACCGACAAGCGGCAGGCGATGTCCGCGCTGTACGCCTTCTCCCGGCGGGTCGACGACATCGGCGACGGCACGCTGGAACCGGCCGCGAAACTGGCCCGGCTGGAGGAGACCCGCGCGCTGCTCGGCCGCGTGCGCGCCGGGCAGGTCGACGAGGACGACACCGACCCGGTCGCCGTGGCCCTCGCCCACGCGGCGGGCCGCTTCCCGATCCCGCTGGGCGGCCTCGACGAGCTCATCGACGGCGTCCTCATGGACGTGCGCGGCGAGACCTACGAGACCTGGGACGACCTGCGGACCTACTGCCGCTGCGTCGCCGGGGCCATCGGACGGCTCTCGCTCGGCGTCTTCGGCACCGTGCACACCGGAGGCCTCGGCGCGGCCGACGCCGAACGCGCCGGAGAGTACGCCGACACCCTCGGCCTCGCCCTCCAACTCACCAACATCCTGCGCGACGTCCGCGAGGACGCGGCCAACGGCCGCACCTACCTGCCCGCCGAGGACCTCGCCAAGTTCGCCTGCGCCGACGGCTTCCACAGCGACCGGATGCCCGCCGGCTCCGACTTCGCCGGGCTCGTCCACCACGAAGTCCGGCGCGCCCGCGCCCTGTTCGCCGAGGGCTACCGGCTGCTGCCGATGCTCGACCGGCGCAGCGGGGCCTGCGTGGCCGCCATGGCCGGCATCTACCGCCGGCTCCTCGACCGCATCGAGCGCGAGCCCGAGGCCGTGCTGCGCGGCCGCGTCTCGCTGCCGACCCACGAGAAGGCGTACGTCGCCGTGCGCGGCCTCTCCGGGCTCGACGCGCGGACCATCTCCCGCCAGAGCAACCGGAGGCGGGCCTGA
- the hpnC gene encoding squalene synthase HpnC, whose amino-acid sequence MTPGHDSRPRSDTAHARATLGKARTENFPVAPAFLPRAWREGLTAVYGYARLVDDIGDGDLAPGGRDAELLGLDPAAADDRLLMLDAFETDLKRVFGAADGPPRHPLLLALRPVVRDHGLTPEPFLGLIEANRQDQRVTRYATYGDLLAYCELSANPVGRLVLSLTGTATPERIRRSDAVCTALQIVEHLQDVAEDLGRDRIYLPAEDMRRFHVAETDLKAPSAGASVRALVAFESARARELLNEGTPLVGSVHGRLRLLLAGFVGGGRAALRAVTDAGFDVLPGPPKPTKTGLLREVAAVLRTAPRKG is encoded by the coding sequence GTGACCCCGGGGCACGACAGCCGGCCCCGGTCCGACACGGCCCACGCGCGCGCCACCCTCGGCAAGGCCCGGACGGAGAACTTCCCCGTCGCCCCCGCGTTCCTCCCGCGCGCCTGGCGCGAGGGCCTGACGGCGGTCTACGGATACGCCCGCCTCGTCGACGACATCGGCGACGGCGACCTCGCCCCCGGCGGACGCGACGCCGAACTCCTCGGCCTCGACCCCGCCGCCGCGGACGACCGGCTCCTCATGCTCGACGCCTTCGAGACCGACCTGAAGCGGGTGTTCGGCGCCGCCGACGGCCCCCCGCGCCACCCCCTGCTGCTGGCCCTGCGGCCCGTCGTGCGCGACCACGGCCTCACCCCCGAGCCGTTCCTCGGGCTGATCGAGGCCAACCGCCAGGACCAGCGCGTGACGCGCTACGCGACCTACGGCGACCTCCTCGCCTACTGCGAACTGTCCGCCAACCCGGTGGGCCGGCTCGTGCTCTCCCTCACCGGCACCGCCACCCCCGAGCGGATCCGCCGCTCCGACGCCGTCTGCACCGCCCTGCAGATCGTCGAACACCTCCAGGACGTCGCCGAGGACCTCGGCCGGGACCGGATCTACCTGCCGGCCGAGGACATGCGCCGCTTCCACGTGGCCGAAACCGACCTCAAGGCCCCGTCCGCCGGCGCCTCCGTCCGCGCCCTCGTCGCATTCGAAAGCGCGCGCGCCCGTGAACTCCTGAATGAAGGCACCCCGCTCGTGGGTAGCGTGCACGGCAGACTCCGGCTGCTGCTCGCGGGCTTCGTGGGAGGGGGGCGCGCCGCCCTTCGGGCCGTCACCGACGCCGGCTTCGACGTCCTCCCCGGCCCGCCCAAGCCCACCAAGACCGGCCTGCTCCGCGAGGTGGCCGCCGTCCTGCGCACAGCGCCGAGAAAGGGGTGA